The genomic window CGGGTCGGGCGCTGCCCGGCGGTGCCGCCGGGCGGGAACATGGGTAAGGGGTGATTCAAGATTTCAGGCCGAAGCTATAGCTGAAAGGATGGGACGCCTCCGGCGGGCGTATTTTTGACAAGAAGAAGCGCAGGCGCTTTTCAATGGGCGCCGGGTGCGGTAGGACGCGCCTCTTCTAGCGGGAAACGGGTTTCATGAGCTTCACCCTTGCCATTGTCGGACGGCCCAATGTGGGCAAATCCACCCTGTTCAACCGGCTGGTCGGCAAACGTCTGGCGCTGGTCGACAACCAGCCGGGGGTCACCCGGGACCTGCGCGAAGGCGCGGCGCGTCTGGGCGATCTGCGTTTTACCGTGATCGACACCGCAGGGCTGGAAGAAGCGACCGATGACAGTTTGCAGGGCCGGATGCGGCGGCTGACGGAACGGGCGGTGGATATGGCCGATGCCTGTCTGTTTCTGATCGACGCGCGGGCCGGGATCACCCCGGTGGATGAGATGTTTGCCGATCTGCTGCGCAAACGCGGCACCCATGTCATGCTTGGCGTGAACAAGGCCGAGGGACGCCAGGGCGAGGCAGGTGTTCTGGAAGCCTATGGTCTGGGCCTGGGCGAGCCTCTGGCGCTGTCCGCGGAACATGGCGAGGGGATGGCGGAACTGGCGGTGATGCTGGCGCCTATGGTTGAGGCGGCGGAAACCCTGGCCGAAGACGCGGAAACCGATATTGATCTGGAGGATGAGGAAAAGGGCCGCGTCATAACCCCTTCAAAACCCTTGCAGATTGCCATCGTGGGCCGCCCGAATGCAGGAAAATCCACTTTGATCAACCAGATCATCGGCGAAGACCGTCTGTTGACCGGGCCCGAGGCCGGGATCACCCGCGACAGTATTTCGGTGCCTTTCACCTGGGGCGACACCCCGATGCGGATTTTCGACACCGCGGGCATGCGCAAAAAGGCCCGGGTGCAGGAGAAGCTTGAGAAACTCTCGGTCTCCGACGGGTTGCGGGCGGTGAAATTCGCCGAGGTGGTGGTGGTCCTGCTGGACGCGGCGATCCCGTTTGAGCAGCAGGATCTGCGGATTGCCGATCTGGCCGAACGGGAAGGCCGGGCGGTGGTTGTGGCCGTCAATAAATGGGATCTGGAAGACCATAAACAGGAAAAGCTGCGCGACCTGAAAGAGGCGTTTGAACGCTTGCTGCCGCAACTTCGCGGCGCGCCCCTGATCACGGTGTCTGCCAAAACCGGGCGGGGGCTCGACCGGTTGCAGGCGGCAATCCTGAAAGCCCATGAGGTCTGGAACCGCCGTGTCTCCACCGCGCGGCTGAACCGCTGGCTGACCGGCATGCTGGAGGCCCATCCGCCCCCCGCGCCGGGAGGCCGCCGGATCAGATTGCGCTATATGACCCAGGCCAAGACACGGCCGCCGGGTTTCGTGGTGATGTGTTCCCTGCCGGAAAAACTGCCGGAAAGCTATTCACGCTATCTGATCAACGGGTTGCGGGACAGCTTTGATATGCCGGGCACACCGGTTCGGCTTTATATGCGCAGCCAGGCAGACGCGAACCCCTATAAGGATCGCAAGAAATCCACCCCCTCGCGCCTGTCCAAACATGTGCGCAGCGGGGCCACCAAAAAGGGCTGATCCAGCCTGGGTTCAGCCCTTCTCTGCTTGATAAATATCCCAGGGAGCGGGAGGGGCTGGCCCCTCGCCAAGTCGGCGCGCGCCCGCGCGGCGACACCCCTCAGGCGTTGGTTTCGCGGATTTTATCAGCGGCGTCTTTGTCGAAAGACACGCCATTGGTTTCAAAAAGCTGGTCCAGTTCCCCCGACAGGGTCATCTCGGTGATGATATCGCAGCCGCCCACAAACTCACCCTTCACGTAAAGCTGCGGGATGGTGGGCCAGTCGGAATATTCCTTGATGCCCTGGCGGATTTCCTCATCGGCCAGCACATTCACATCGGAAAACTCAACCCCCATGAAGTTCAGCACCCCCGCCACACGGGAGGAGAACCCGCATTGCGGCATCATCTTGGTGCCTTTCATGAACAGAACCACATCGTTCGAGGTGACCGTGTCTTTGATCGTGTTTTCAGCGCTCATCGCATTGGTATCCTTATCGTTTTCTTCCCGGCACAAAGGCCTTGGCGTATTGCTGAGGGTCCTTGGTCACGCGCCAGATTCGGGACGCATGACCAGCCCCCCAGCTTTGCGACGACCCCATCGAGGTATGCAAGATCGTGTCACCATCGTCCGGGGCCGTGCCGCGCGGCCGACGAACCGCCAAGTGGCGACGGCGGAAGGAGAGAACAATTCCGATGGCGCCGAGCAGCGTCAGCACCGCAAAACCGCCCCAGATATACGGCGCAAGCTCGGCCGCACCGAAGGCGTATTCCGAGGTGCCGGTATACTCTGGTGGAGTATTTTCCATCTATCCCGGGGCCTTGGTGGTCAGCGCCAGCGCGTGCAATTCGCCCTGCGCCCCGTCCATCTTGCCTTTCAGGGCTGCATAAACCGCGCGTTGCTGCTGCACCCGGTTCTGGCCCCGAAAACTCTCATCAATCACCTCGGCGGCGAAATGGGCGCCGTCATCGCCCTGCACCCGGATCATGGCATCGGGAAAGGTTTCGCGGATCATCGTTTCTATATCATGGGCGGTAATGGCCATCGGGCGATCCCTGACTGTTTCATTTCGAATGTAGAGAGAGGGGCGGGGCCGTGCAAGATGATGCGGCGAAAAGCAGGGATATCGGGGCGTGCGGAGGCCCCCCAACCGTGCCATAGGGTCACGCAAAGACCCCGGCAAAGGCGCCGCGATACAGGGCCGCAAGCTCGGCCAGCGGGGCCTCCGCCCCGCCGAGGCGCACCGTATCACCGCCGAACCGGCCGATTGTGGTCAACACCACACCGGCTTGCCCCGCGGCCACCATCAGCGCCTCGGCCGCGTCGAAAGAGCAGGCGATCAGATAGCGGCCCTGATCCTCGCCGAACAATGTGGCGGTGTCGCCCGCGTCAATGGTCACGCCGATGCCCGCAGCCTCGGCCATCTCGAACGCGGCCAGGGCCAGCCCGCCATCGGACAGATCGGCGCAGGTATTGATCCAGTCCCGGTTGGCGCGGATGAAATCGCCATTGCGCGCCTCGGCCTCAAGATCCACATGGGGGGCATCGCCGTCTTCGCGGTTGAACACCTCGGCCAAAAGCGCGGACTGGCCCAGATGGCCCTCAGTCTCCCCCAGCAACAGGGCCAGATGCCCCTCGCGGGCGGTGCCGTCGATCAGGTTATCCGTATGATCCAGCAGGCCCACCGCGCCGATGGTCGGTGTCGGCAGAATGCCCTGACCATCGGTTTCGTTGTAAAGCGAGACATTGCCTGACACGATCGGCATGCCAAGTGCGGTACAGGCGGCGCCGATGCCTTTGATCGCGCCGACTAGCTGGCCCATGATCTCGGGCTTTTCGGGATTGCCGAAATTCAGGTTATCGGTGCTGGCCAAAGGGGTCGCGCCGATGGCCGTGAGGTTGCGATAGGCCTCGGCCACCGCCTGTTTGCCGCCCTCGACCGGGTTGGCTTTGACATAGCGGGGGGTCACATCGCTGGTGAAGGCCAGCGCCTTGTCGGTTCCGTGCACCCGCACCACGCCCGCCCCCAGCCCCGGATTGCGGATCGTATCGGCCATCACCATGGAATCATATTGTTCATAGACCCAGTGTTTACTGGCGTAGTTGGGCGATGAGATCAGCGCGCGCAACCCGTCAACCGAGTCAATCTCGGGCACCGGGGCCATGTCTTCCGCGGCAGGGGTTTCAACCCAGGGCCGGTCATATTCCGGCGCGGTGGAGGCGAGTTTCGACAGCGGCAGATCGGCCTTCACCTCATTGCCATGGAGAATCAGAAACCGGTCTTCGGCGATGGTTTCCCCGACAATGGCGAAATCCAGATCCCATTTTTCGAAAACCGCCTTGGCCTCGGCCTCAAGTTCCGGGTTCAGAACCATCAGCATGCGTTCCTGGCTTTCCGACAACATCATCTCATAGGCGGTCATGTTTTCCTCGCGCACCGGTACGGTGTCGAGGGTCAGCTTCACGCCCAGATGGCCCTTGTCGCCCATTTCCACCGCCGAGCAGGTCAGCCCGGCCGCACCCATATCCTGGATCGAGATCACCGCCCCGGTCTGCATCAGTTCCAGCGTCGCCTCCAGCAGGCGTTTTTCGGTGAACGGGTCGCCGACCTGAACCGTGGGGCGCTTTTCTTCGATCGTCTCGTCAAATTCGGCGCTGGCCATGGTCGCGCCGCCGACCCCGTCACGGCCGGTTTTCGCACCCAGATAGACCACAGGCATGCCAACCCCCGAGGCCGCCGAATAGAAAATCCTGTCGGCATCGGCCAGACCGGCGGCAAAGGCATTGACCAGGCAATTGCCGTCATAGGCCCGATGAAACCGGACCTCGCCACCAACGGTCGGCACGCCGAAACAGTTGCCATAGCCGCCAACCCCTTCGACCACCCCGTGAACCAGTTGCCGGGTTTTCGGGTGGTCCGGGCTGCCGAAGCTTAGCGCATTCATCGCAGCGATGGGGCGTGCGCCCATGGTGAACACATCGCGCAGGATGCCGCCCACCCCGGTGGCCGCGCCCTGATAGGGTTCAATATAGGAGGGGTGATTGTGGCTTTCCATCTTGAAGACCACCGCCTGGCCATCGCCGATATCCACCACGCCGGCATTTTCACCGGGGCCGCAGATCACCTGCGGGCCGTCCGTGGGCAGGGTGCGCAGCCATTTCTTCGACGATTTATAGGAACAATGTTCGTTCCACATGGCCGAGAAGATACCAAGCTCGGTAAAAGATGGCTCCCGCCCGATGATCTCCAGAATGCGCGCATATTCCTCGGGGCTGAGCCCGTGGGCGGCGATCAGGTCGGGTGTGATATCTGGTTCGGTCATACAGGTCTGTCCCCCAATTGGGGCGGTCTATAAGCCGTCACAGCGATGGGGGGAAGCCTTACAGCGAAATCGTTTTATTCTGCACCACCGCTCATCAAAATTCGCGCTCTATAGCGTTTCGACTTACTGTTGAAACGCCTTTCGCTGCCTTTCGCCTTCGGCTCAAACGCGAAAGCCGTTGTCTCTGTATCCATGTAAAGTCGAAACGCAATAGATCAGCGTCTTGCTGATCGAAAGGCAGCGAATTTTGAGTCAGATGAAACGATTTCTGCTAGAGGGCGCGACGAAAGATCAGCGCCGTGGGATGGGTGAAACCGGGATGGGAAAACTCTGCCACCTGCTGGAAGCCGAGCGCCCGGTAGGTGGCGTGATTTTCAACCAATTCGATGCGGGCATAGAGTTGCAGACCCGCAAGACCCAGGGTGCGCGCACGGGTGGTGGCGGCGTCCATCATGTGGCGGGCCAGACCGCGACGGCGATGGGTCGCGGCGACGGCCAGTTTTCCGATCTCGTAGAAAGTGCCATCCTGATGTCCAAATCCGCAGGCCACCGGGCGGGTCTGCTCCCGGATCAGGAACAGATCCTCTTCGGCGGCCTTGCGGGCAATATCGTCGCGCGTCATTCCGGTGAGAAAGGAGGGCGGATCAATGCGCCCTTCCATCGGCGCATAGGCCTGCCGCAGCAACAGCTCAAGCGCGGCCCAATCGGAAAGATCGGGATTTGTCTGCACATTATAAACAGTCATTGACATCCCCTCCGGGCAAAAAAAGGCCGAGACGGAGTCTCGGCCAAAGTCCAACAGGGAGGTAGGGATGATTATGATTGCTCATCATCATCCACTAATGATCAAATAAGCGGCAGATTGGAATCGTTCAAGGGGTTTCCTTCTGCACTGCCGCAATGCTGCCATGCCTGTGGCGCATAGCACACAGAGGTCAGCTATGTTCAGCCTGGGCAGCATCCCGTTTGCGGCGGCGATAGGCAATGACCTCTTCGGTGACGAAGTCGCGGAACACCTCGATCCGCTTCGACTGTCGCAGCTCTTCGGGATACGCCAGAAAAACAGGAACTTCGTTGCTTTCCACCTCTGGCAGAACCCGGATCAGATCGGGGAAATCCTCGGTCAGGTAATCTGGCAGAACGCCGATGCCCAGATCATGGATAACCCCCTGCAACACGCCGAAATAGTTGTTCACGGTCAGAAAGCCGCCGATTTCATGGGACATCAGCTCGCGCACAAGTGTCGCGCCGGAACTGACCTGGGCGCTTTGGGTGTTCTGGCTGATCAGACGGTGGGTGCCCAGATCCGCCAATGTCTCGGGCGTGCCATTGGCCGCCAGATAGCGTGGCGAGGCGTAGAGGCGCATGTTGATGGTCATCAACCGACGACGGATCAGATCGGCCTGCGAGGGTTCCTTCATGCGGATCGCCACATCGGCCTCGCGCATGGGCAGGTCCAACAGGCGTTCCTCAAGCATCAGGTCAATTCTGAGATGGGGGTATTTGGCATAAAGCTGCGGCAGGCGCGGGGCCAGCCAAAGCGAGCCGAAGCCAATGGTGGTGGTCACCCGCAACTCACCAAACACCTCTTCCTCGCTGTCGCGGATCCGGGCCGAGGCCGCATCAAGCCGTTTCGACATGGACCGCGTGGCGTCAAACAGCAATTCCCCCTGTTCGGTCAGGATCAGGCCGCGCGCATGGCGGTGGAACAGCGTGGTGTTCAGGTTTTCCTCAAGCGCACGGATCTGACGACTGACCGCCGATTGCGACAGATGCAGGGTGTCACCTGCATGGGTCAGGCTGCCGGCATCGGCAACTGCGTGAAATATGCGCAGCTTATCCCAGTCCATTCTTTTACTCTCCCGATCTTCAAACCAAAGCGCTTGCAGAGACATAAAGGCTCCGGGGGGTCATGCAAGCGCAACCAAAGCCCGGGGCAAAGAAAACAGTTTTCAGGTCAGTGTATTTGACCTATACTTTTGTAAGGGTATCATTTTTGGGCGGGAGGGCCAAATGGGTGTTCAACAGGTCTCTCTAGAAGATCGTTATGACATGACCAAATCGCCGGTGCTGCTGAATGGCACACAGGCCCTGGTCAGGCTGATGATTGCCCAGAAAGCGCGTGACAAGGCCGCAGGGCTGAACACCGCCGGGTATGTGACCGGCTATCGCGGGTCGCCTCTGGGTGCGGTTGATCTGCAGATGGCCCGTGCGCAGAAACATCTGACCGCATCCGATATCCTGTTTCAGCCCGGCACCAATGAAGATATGGCCGCAACCGCCCTTTGGGGCAGCCAGCAGGCGGAACTGCGCGGCGAGGGGAAATATGACGGTGTCTTCGGCCTTTGGTATGGCAAGGGCCCGGGGGTGGACCGGTCCGGCGATGTGATGCGCCATGTGAACATGGCGGGCAGTTCCGCCCATGGCGGCGTGCTGATGGCGATGGGGGATGACCACACCGGCGAAAGCTCCACCGTGTGCCACCAATCCGATTGGGCGCTGGTCGATGTGCATATGCCGGTGCTCAGCCCCGCCGGGGTGCAGGAAATTCTGGATTACGGCCATTACGGCTTTGCTCTCAGCCGGTTTGCCGGGGTCTGGACCGGGTTGAAGGTGATGAAAGACACGGTTGAGGCGACAAGCATCGTCGATGGCAACCCGCACCGGGTGTCATTTGTGACCCCCGCCTTCGACATGCCCGAGGGCGGGCTGAACATTCGTCTGAATGACCACTGGATCCCGCAGGAGGAACGCCTGCTGGAACATAAACGTTTCGCCGCCGAGGCGTTTTCCCACGCCAATGGCATGGATAAACGCATGCATGGCAAGCCGGGCGCGAAGATCGGCTTTGTGGCTGCTGGCAAGAACTGGCTCGACCTGATCCATGCGCTGGAATTGCTGGGCATCGACAAGGCCGAGGCGGAACGGCTTGGCGTGACCACCTATAAGGTGGGGCAGACCTGGCCGATGGATATGAAGGGCCTGAGCCTCTGGGCCGAGGGGCTCGACCTGATTGTGGTGGTGGAAGAGAAGCGCAAGCTGATCGAGGTGCAGGTCAAGGAGGCGATTTTCGATGATCGCCGGGGGCGCCGGGTCTATGGCTACAAGAAAGGCAGTGACGGGCCGGGGCTGTTCCCTTCCCATTACGCGCTGGACCCGCTGGATATCGCCCAGAAACTTGGCGATATCCTGATCGAGGAAGGCCGCCGGACCGACCGGATCGAGGCGGGGATCGCCGGGATTGTCGAGGCCCGCCGCGCCGATAACGCCCCCGATCTGGCGCAGCGCACGCCCTGGTTCTGTTCCGGCTGCCCGCATAACACCTCCACCAAGGTGCCCGATGGCTCCCGAGCCGGGGCCGGGATCGGCTGCCATGTGATGGCGCTCTGGATGGACCGCTCCACCGAGGGCTATACCCATATGGGCGGCGAGGGCGTGAACTGGGTGGGCGAAGCGCCATTTTCGACCCGCGACCATGTGTTCCAGAACCTGGGCGAGGGCACCTATAACCATTCCGGTCTGCTGGCGATCCGCGCCGCTTTGGCCGCCAACACCAACATCACCTACAAGATCCTCTATAACGATGCCGTGGCGATGACCGGCGGGCAGGACAATGAGGGGGAACTGAGCCCCGAACAGATTGCCCATGAGCTGGTCGCGATGGGGGTGAAAACCATCGCCCTTGTCTATGACCCCAAGGAAGCCATTGATTTCTCGGCCTTTCCCAAGGGACTGGACCGGCATCCGCGGGACGAACTGATGCATGTGCAGAAAAGGATGACCACGGTCAAAGGTGTCTCTGCCATCCTTTATGTGCAGACCTGTGCCGCCGAAAAACGCCGCCGCCGCAAGCGTGGCACCTTCCCCGATATCGACAGACGCGTGTTCATCAACACGGATGTCTGCGAAGGCTGCGGCGATTGCGGGATACAGTCGAATTGCATGTCGATTGTGCCGGTGGAAACCGAACTGGGCCGCAAACGGGCGATTGACCAATCCACCTGCAACAAGGATTTCAGCTGCGTCAACGGATTCTGCCCCAGTTTCGTGACGGTGCAGGGGGCCAAGATCAGAAAACAGGCCAGCGCCGAGGTGGAGACAGGGGATCTGCCCGCCCCGGATCTGCCGCAGATTTCCGGCACCCATAATATCGTGGTCACCGGCGTCGGCGGCACGGGCGTTGTCACCATCGGCGCGGTGATGGCACAGGCCGCCCAGATCGACGGCAAAGGCGCGGGCATGATCGAGATGGCGGGTCTGGCCCAGAAGGGCGGCGCGGTGCATATCCATCTGCGGCTGGCGGAGAGGCCCGAGGATATTTCGGCGATCCGCGTTGCCACCGGTGAGGCCGATGCGGTCATCGGTGGCGATCTGGTGGTCTCGGCCGGTGCCGCGACGCTTGGGCTGATGACCACAGGGCGCACGGGGGCCGCCGTGAACAGCCATGAAATCACCACCGGTGCGTTCACCCTGAACACGGAATTCCGTATTCCCGGCAAGGACTTGGAGGTCGCGCTTCAGGCCCGCCTTCAGAACCGGCTTTGCCTGTTTGATGCCACGGAACTGGCCCGTATCCTGATGGGGGATTCGATCTATTCCAACATGATGATCTTCGGCGCCGCCTGGCAGATGGGTCTTGTGCCGCTCAGCCATGATGCGATTCTGGCCGCGATCAAGCTGAACGGCACCGCCGTGGAACGCAACAAACGCGCGTTTGAGCTTGGCCGGTGGGCCCATCTGAACCCGGAAGAGGCGGATGGGTTGCAACAGCCCAATGTGATCAGCAAACCCAAATCCCTGGACGAGAAAATCGCCTTCCGCGCCGATCATCTGACAGAATACCAGAATGCGCGTCTGGCGAAACGCTATCGCAGACTGGTCGATGACATTGCCGATCCGCGCCTGAAAGAGGCGGTGACCAAGGGCTATCACAAGCTGCTGGCCTATAAGGATGAATATGAGGTCGCGCGCTTGCATCTGGATACAGAAGCCAGATTGCAGGCCGAGTTTGAGGGCGATCTCAGCCTGACCTATCATCTGGCCCCGCCCTTCCTGCCGGGTCGTGATGCCTCGGGCCGCCCCCGGAAACGGGAATTCGGGGCGTGGATCGGGCGGGCCTATAAATTGCTGGCAAGGATGAAACCCCTGCGCGGCACGCCGCTGAACCCGTTTGGCTATACGGCTGAACGTCGGATGGAACGCGGCCTGATCAAAACCTATGAGAGGGATATGGCCGCCGTTCTGCCCGCAGTGACGCCTCAGACCATGGATATCGCTGTGGCTCTGGCGGAACTCCCGCTGCAAATTCGCGGCTTTGGCCCGGTCAAAGAGAAAAACGCCGAAAAGGCCGAAAAACAGCGCGCCGATCTCATGGCCGCCTTCCGCAATGGTGGCGCGCCCCTGGCCGAAGCCGCTGAATAAGCCTTGTCCGGCTTCTCTGCTTGATAAATATCCCCGCCGGAGGCATCCGAACCCATGCCAAAGGCGCGGCGCTTATTGATCGGGCGCGATCAACCCCAGGCCACGCAGGTAAATCCCGATCCCGCTTTCCAGCAAATCCTCGGGCGGGAAGGGTGCGTTGCCGCCGGGGCGGCCCCGGGCGAAGAGTTCAACCACACCATGGCTCAAGGCCCAGATATGGGCGCTGAACATGGAAGGCGGCGGGCGTTTGCCGGGGGGGATATGTTCTGACAAAGCCTCCGCCGCGCGTTCCAGAACCCCGCGGGATTTGGTGGCCGCCGCGGCCAGTTCCGGCGTTTCATTGGCCGATAAGCCGCTTTCGAACATCGCCATGTAATGGCCCGGATATTTGCGCGCAAAGGCCAGATAGGCCCGCCCCGTGGCCTCGAACGCGGCCAGGGCCGAGGGTTTGCCTTCATTGAAGGCAAATTCCATCAGATCGGCAAAAATCTCATGACCCTGTCGCGCGGCTTCGGCGATCAGATCCTCGCGCCCTTCAAAATGGCGATAGACGGCAGCCGGGGTCACACCGGCGTTTTTCGCCGCCTCCGACAGGGTCCAGCCGGACGGGCCCTTATGCTCGATCAGCACAAGGGCGGCCTCAACCAGGGCCTGCCGCAGATTGCCATGATGATAGCCGCGTTTAGGCATAGGCACGATCGGCCCACATCTCGGGTCCGCCGCAGATTGCGGGGTCGGGTTTGTCAACGACCCTGTCCTTGCGCCCGGTATAGGGCAGGCCCGACAGAATCCGCCGGATCACCGACAGCCGGGCGCGGCGTTTGTCATCGGAACGCACCACATTCCAGGGCGCATCGGAGGTGTGCCCCAGGCTCAAGGTTTCCCCGATCGCATCAGAATAGGCATCCCATTTCTTCAGCCCCTCCACGTCGATCCAGCTTAGCTTCCATTGTTTCAGCGGGTCTTTTTCACGGTCAAGGAACCGGCGCAACTGCTCTGCCCGGCCCACATTCAGCCAAAGCTTCACCAGATGGATGCCATCGGCCACCAGCATCTGTTCAAAATCGGGCAGTTGGTGAAAAAACGCATGGCGCTGATCCGGGGTGCAAAAGCCGAACACATGTTCCACCACGCCGCGATTGTACCAGCTGCGATCAAACAGGCGGATTTCGCCAGCGGCGGGCAGGTGATGGATGTAGCGTTGAAAATACCATTGATTGGCTTCCCGCTCGGTGGGTTTTGACAGGGCCACAACACTGGCCACCCTCGGGTTCAGGTTTTCCCGCACCCGCTTGATCGACCCGCCCTTGCCCGCGGCATCGCGGCCCTCGAAGATCACCGCCACGCGCTGGCCGGTATCGCGCACCCAGGCGTGGCATTTCACCAGTTCGATCTGCAAGGCCTGCAACTGCTCCTCATAGGCCTCTTTATCCATACGCCTGTCATAGGGGTAATGGCGATCAAGAATATGGTCTTTTCTGGCAGCTTTCAGGGTGTCACGCACTTCTTTTGGCGCCTCTTCCTTGTAAAACCGGGTGATGGCGCCGTCGAAGGGCTTGCTCATGATCGGCCTCTGTTTTTTCTGTGTCCCTGTCCCAATATGGAGCCCCCACCGGCCTAGCGCAATCCGGCGCGGTCGGCTGCGCGGTCAATTGCGGCGATTGTGGCCTCCGGGTCGGCATGATGGGGCATATGGCCGGCATCCTCCAGAATGGTAAGGTTTGCGCCTTTTACCCGGGCCGCAAGCGGGGTGGAATGGGTGGTCAGCGGAACGGTGGTATCGGCCCTGCCATGGACAATCTCCACCGGCAGATCAAGATCGGGATAGCGCAGGGACATGGCGGCGACATGGGGCAAAAGCTCCATCACCTGGCGGCCATTGGCGCGCAGAACCGGGCTTTGCAGGGTCAGTTCGGGGCGGATGAAACCACCATAGCCCTTTGGCACCGGATCCGGGGCAAAGATGCATTCAATCGTGTTCTGGGCCATGCGTCTGGGCACCAGATTGGCAATAAGCGGTACGATTGTCAGACCGCCAAGCCGGGACCCGGTCATCGCGTAATAGGCGCCAAGCCCCCCATCCCAGGGATGGGTGGCCCCGGCCAGAGACACGATCGCGGCGGCCTGATCCGCATGGTTCAGCGCCCAGGCCATGGCAACCGCACCACCATAGGAATGGCCGACGATCACGGCCTGCGTGACCCCCAGTCGCGTGGCGGCACGCGACAGAATTTCCGCCTGTTCGGCGGGGCTTTCACGGCCCCGGCCAAGGCTCTGGGACAGGCCCAGACCGGGGCGGTCAAAGGCGATGACGCGATAGCGCGCGGCCAGGGCAGGGGCCAGATGAAAGGTGAAATCCCGCAGATTGCCGCCTGCGCCATGAAGCAGGATAACCGTGGGGCCCTGGCCCGCCTCCCACAGATGGATGTCGTGGCCCGCCACCTCGATCATGCGGCTGTCACCTTCGGTCATTCACACCCTCAGATCGGTGCTGGAGCGGCCGATTTCATCCATATCAAAGGGCGTGGTCAGATAGACTTCGCTGATCCAGTTGCCATAAAGCAGATGGGCATGGCTGCGCCAGCGGTTCTGCGGCGGGTTCGCCGGATCATCGCCGGGGTAATAGCCGGCGGGCACATGGATGGCGGTGCCGTTTTCAATGTCGCGATCATATTCCTGTTTCAGCGTGTCGCTGTCATATTCGAAATGGTTGAAGATATAGAGCGCCCGGTGGCCCGCATCTTCCACCAGACAGGGGCCAACCTCGTCACTGCCCAGAAGCGTGGTCAACCCGCCCGCCGCCGCGATCTCTGTCTGGCGCATTTCGGTCCAGCGGCTGACCGGGATCACGCAATCATCGGAAAAGCCGCGCAGATAGGGCGAGGCGGGGGCAAGATTGCTGTGCCGGAAGCAGCCAAAGGCTTTCTCTGCCAGGGCATGTTTCTTTACCCCGTGGAAATAATTGATCATCGCCATCCCGCCCCAGCACACGCCGAACGTGTTATGAACATGGGTCTGCGTCCAGTCGAAGACCTGCTTTAGCTCCTCCCAGTAAGTCACCTGATCAAAAGGCAAATGTTCAATCGGGGCCCCGGTGATGATCAGC from Rhodophyticola sp. CCM32 includes these protein-coding regions:
- the der gene encoding ribosome biogenesis GTPase Der, whose protein sequence is MSFTLAIVGRPNVGKSTLFNRLVGKRLALVDNQPGVTRDLREGAARLGDLRFTVIDTAGLEEATDDSLQGRMRRLTERAVDMADACLFLIDARAGITPVDEMFADLLRKRGTHVMLGVNKAEGRQGEAGVLEAYGLGLGEPLALSAEHGEGMAELAVMLAPMVEAAETLAEDAETDIDLEDEEKGRVITPSKPLQIAIVGRPNAGKSTLINQIIGEDRLLTGPEAGITRDSISVPFTWGDTPMRIFDTAGMRKKARVQEKLEKLSVSDGLRAVKFAEVVVVLLDAAIPFEQQDLRIADLAEREGRAVVVAVNKWDLEDHKQEKLRDLKEAFERLLPQLRGAPLITVSAKTGRGLDRLQAAILKAHEVWNRRVSTARLNRWLTGMLEAHPPPAPGGRRIRLRYMTQAKTRPPGFVVMCSLPEKLPESYSRYLINGLRDSFDMPGTPVRLYMRSQADANPYKDRKKSTPSRLSKHVRSGATKKG
- the grxD gene encoding Grx4 family monothiol glutaredoxin, coding for MSAENTIKDTVTSNDVVLFMKGTKMMPQCGFSSRVAGVLNFMGVEFSDVNVLADEEIRQGIKEYSDWPTIPQLYVKGEFVGGCDIITEMTLSGELDQLFETNGVSFDKDAADKIRETNA
- a CDS encoding BolA/IbaG family iron-sulfur metabolism protein, with the protein product MAITAHDIETMIRETFPDAMIRVQGDDGAHFAAEVIDESFRGQNRVQQQRAVYAALKGKMDGAQGELHALALTTKAPG
- the purL gene encoding phosphoribosylformylglycinamidine synthase subunit PurL, with the translated sequence MTEPDITPDLIAAHGLSPEEYARILEIIGREPSFTELGIFSAMWNEHCSYKSSKKWLRTLPTDGPQVICGPGENAGVVDIGDGQAVVFKMESHNHPSYIEPYQGAATGVGGILRDVFTMGARPIAAMNALSFGSPDHPKTRQLVHGVVEGVGGYGNCFGVPTVGGEVRFHRAYDGNCLVNAFAAGLADADRIFYSAASGVGMPVVYLGAKTGRDGVGGATMASAEFDETIEEKRPTVQVGDPFTEKRLLEATLELMQTGAVISIQDMGAAGLTCSAVEMGDKGHLGVKLTLDTVPVREENMTAYEMMLSESQERMLMVLNPELEAEAKAVFEKWDLDFAIVGETIAEDRFLILHGNEVKADLPLSKLASTAPEYDRPWVETPAAEDMAPVPEIDSVDGLRALISSPNYASKHWVYEQYDSMVMADTIRNPGLGAGVVRVHGTDKALAFTSDVTPRYVKANPVEGGKQAVAEAYRNLTAIGATPLASTDNLNFGNPEKPEIMGQLVGAIKGIGAACTALGMPIVSGNVSLYNETDGQGILPTPTIGAVGLLDHTDNLIDGTAREGHLALLLGETEGHLGQSALLAEVFNREDGDAPHVDLEAEARNGDFIRANRDWINTCADLSDGGLALAAFEMAEAAGIGVTIDAGDTATLFGEDQGRYLIACSFDAAEALMVAAGQAGVVLTTIGRFGGDTVRLGGAEAPLAELAALYRGAFAGVFA
- a CDS encoding GNAT family N-acetyltransferase, giving the protein MTVYNVQTNPDLSDWAALELLLRQAYAPMEGRIDPPSFLTGMTRDDIARKAAEEDLFLIREQTRPVACGFGHQDGTFYEIGKLAVAATHRRRGLARHMMDAATTRARTLGLAGLQLYARIELVENHATYRALGFQQVAEFSHPGFTHPTALIFRRAL
- a CDS encoding LysR family transcriptional regulator translates to MDWDKLRIFHAVADAGSLTHAGDTLHLSQSAVSRQIRALEENLNTTLFHRHARGLILTEQGELLFDATRSMSKRLDAASARIRDSEEEVFGELRVTTTIGFGSLWLAPRLPQLYAKYPHLRIDLMLEERLLDLPMREADVAIRMKEPSQADLIRRRLMTINMRLYASPRYLAANGTPETLADLGTHRLISQNTQSAQVSSGATLVRELMSHEIGGFLTVNNYFGVLQGVIHDLGIGVLPDYLTEDFPDLIRVLPEVESNEVPVFLAYPEELRQSKRIEVFRDFVTEEVIAYRRRKRDAAQAEHS